A region from the Brachyspira hampsonii genome encodes:
- the trxA gene encoding thioredoxin translates to MSVQELKTDNFEAAISGDKAILVDFFAEWCGPCKMQTPVLHKVADQYSDKMNFGAVDVDAAEEVAAKYGVQSIPTLMVFKGGEVIKRAEGMKNEAQLKDWLKEYL, encoded by the coding sequence ATGTCAGTACAAGAATTAAAAACAGATAATTTTGAAGCAGCTATATCTGGAGATAAAGCAATATTAGTTGATTTTTTCGCTGAATGGTGCGGACCTTGTAAAATGCAGACTCCTGTATTACATAAAGTAGCAGATCAATATTCTGATAAAATGAATTTCGGAGCTGTTGATGTTGATGCTGCTGAAGAGGTTGCTGCTAAATATGGAGTGCAGTCTATACCTACTTTAATGGTATTCAAAGGCGGAGAAGTTATTAAAAGAGCTGAAGGTATGAAAAATGAAGCTCAATTAAAAGATTGGTTAAAAGAATATCTATAA
- a CDS encoding MarR family winged helix-turn-helix transcriptional regulator, protein MKANSMFARKVMYEANKIGLTSGQPKILYFLSRFEEADQKTIASYLEIEQATVGSILLGMEKSGLIERKQREGNRRSLYVFLTEKGAEVSKKMEKIFEDAENIATDKLSEKDKEKLKKLLIEMCNSLKGV, encoded by the coding sequence ATGAAAGCCAATTCTATGTTTGCTCGTAAAGTGATGTACGAGGCAAATAAGATAGGGCTTACATCAGGTCAGCCTAAAATATTATATTTTTTATCTAGATTTGAAGAGGCTGATCAAAAAACTATAGCCAGCTATCTCGAAATAGAGCAGGCAACAGTAGGAAGCATACTGCTTGGTATGGAGAAATCTGGTCTTATAGAGAGAAAGCAAAGAGAAGGAAACAGACGCTCGCTTTATGTATTTTTGACAGAAAAAGGGGCAGAGGTTTCAAAGAAGATGGAAAAAATATTTGAGGATGCTGAGAATATTGCTACTGATAAATTGTCAGAAAAAGATAAAGAAAAATTAAAAAAACTGTTGATTGAAATGTGTAATTCATTAAAAGGAGTTTAA
- a CDS encoding YczE/YyaS/YitT family protein, protein MFKKILEKRIIERTIILLIGLYIMSLGIAFSIKASLGTSPISSVPYVTSCISGLSVGETTIIINLVFILTQILLLRKKYNPFQLFQIPALILFGIMIDISGSLIKDITYSNYFQQWVLCFIGIILVGVGVSIEIMVKLVTTPGEGVVLAICKVFPLKFGNTKIMFDVVLVLISLITVLVFLGHLEGVREGTIIAAILVGFIAKHLSKPLKLLENKYLLNE, encoded by the coding sequence ATGTTTAAGAAAATTTTAGAAAAGCGTATTATAGAAAGAACTATAATACTTTTAATAGGACTTTATATTATGTCTTTAGGCATAGCTTTTTCTATTAAAGCGTCGCTTGGTACTTCTCCTATTTCAAGCGTACCCTATGTTACAAGCTGCATATCAGGGCTTTCTGTGGGAGAAACTACAATTATTATTAATCTTGTATTTATACTAACACAAATACTGCTTCTTAGAAAGAAATATAATCCTTTTCAGCTTTTTCAAATACCGGCACTTATTTTATTTGGTATAATGATAGATATAAGCGGCTCTTTAATAAAAGACATAACATACAGCAATTATTTTCAGCAATGGGTATTATGTTTTATTGGAATAATTTTGGTAGGAGTGGGAGTGAGTATAGAAATTATGGTAAAACTTGTAACTACTCCGGGTGAAGGCGTTGTACTTGCTATATGCAAAGTTTTTCCTTTAAAATTTGGAAATACAAAAATTATGTTTGATGTTGTATTGGTATTGATTTCTTTAATAACAGTTTTGGTATTTTTAGGTCATTTAGAGGGGGTTAGGGAAGGGACTATAATAGCTGCAATTTTGGTAGGATTTATAGCAAAACATTTAAGTAAGCCTTTAAAACTTTTAGAGAACAAATATTTACTTAATGAATAA
- the fabF gene encoding beta-ketoacyl-ACP synthase II, whose product MSERRVVITGLGIVSSLGNDVKTFWDNLLNGVSGIKTLSKYFDPEKEQLITKIGAEALPLEGDYYSDKKMLRRLDPFINFGIYAAHHAFKQAGIEPKTGFDPLRAGCVLGSGIGGMTTLLSNHQVLLNDGPSRVSPFFVPMQIINMTPGLISMEYGMNGPNYSTVTACASSNHSIGLGYKHIKDNEADIMVVGGSEATINPLTIAGFNNARALSTRNDEPSKASRPFDKGRDGFVIAEGAGILILEEYEHAKKRNANIIAEVCGYGFTADANHITAPLEDGAMGARAMSLAIESAKISPDKISYVNTHGTSTPVGDIAEIKAIKKALGEDHAKKIKINSTKSMTGHALGAAGGIEAIATIMSMIEGKVHPTINVENQDPECDLDVVANTAQDYKIEYAISNSFGFGGHNASIVFKKI is encoded by the coding sequence ATGAGTGAACGCAGAGTTGTAATTACAGGACTCGGTATAGTAAGTTCTCTTGGAAATGATGTAAAAACATTTTGGGATAACTTGCTTAATGGTGTTTCTGGAATAAAAACATTAAGTAAATATTTTGATCCTGAAAAAGAACAGCTTATTACCAAAATCGGTGCTGAAGCTTTACCATTAGAAGGTGATTATTATTCTGATAAAAAAATGTTAAGAAGACTAGACCCTTTTATTAATTTTGGAATATATGCCGCTCATCATGCATTTAAGCAGGCTGGTATAGAACCTAAAACAGGATTTGATCCTTTAAGAGCCGGCTGTGTTCTTGGCAGCGGTATTGGCGGTATGACTACTCTTTTATCTAACCATCAAGTTTTACTTAATGACGGACCTAGCAGAGTATCGCCTTTTTTTGTGCCTATGCAAATAATCAATATGACACCGGGTTTAATATCTATGGAATATGGTATGAACGGACCTAATTACAGTACAGTTACTGCTTGTGCTTCTTCAAATCATTCTATAGGTTTAGGCTACAAACATATTAAAGACAATGAAGCTGATATTATGGTAGTTGGCGGTTCTGAAGCTACTATTAATCCTCTTACTATAGCTGGTTTTAATAATGCCAGAGCTTTATCTACTAGAAATGATGAGCCTTCAAAAGCATCAAGACCTTTCGATAAAGGAAGAGACGGTTTTGTTATAGCTGAGGGTGCCGGTATATTAATACTTGAAGAGTATGAACATGCCAAAAAAAGAAATGCTAATATAATTGCTGAAGTTTGCGGTTATGGATTTACTGCTGATGCTAATCATATCACTGCTCCTTTAGAAGACGGTGCTATGGGAGCAAGGGCTATGTCTTTAGCTATTGAAAGTGCTAAAATCTCACCTGATAAAATCAGCTATGTTAATACTCATGGTACTTCTACTCCTGTCGGAGATATTGCTGAAATTAAAGCTATTAAAAAGGCTTTAGGCGAAGATCATGCTAAAAAAATAAAAATTAACTCTACAAAATCTATGACAGGACATGCTTTAGGTGCTGCAGGCGGTATAGAAGCTATTGCAACTATTATGAGTATGATTGAAGGCAAAGTACACCCTACTATTAATGTAGAAAATCAGGACCCAGAATGTGATTTAGATGTTGTTGCTAATACTGCTCAGGATTACAAAATAGAATATGCTATAAGTAATTCTTTCGGTTTCGGCGGACATAATGCTTCTATAGTATTCAAAAAAATATAA
- the acpP gene encoding acyl carrier protein — protein sequence MALIDEIKDVVANQLNISDKSKITDTASFVDDLNADSLDLVELIMELEKRYEIKIPQEDQEKIKNVADAAKYIEEHKK from the coding sequence ATGGCATTAATCGATGAAATTAAAGATGTTGTTGCTAATCAATTAAACATCTCAGACAAAAGTAAAATCACTGATACAGCTTCTTTCGTAGATGATTTAAACGCTGATTCACTTGATTTAGTAGAATTAATCATGGAATTAGAAAAACGTTATGAAATCAAAATTCCTCAAGAAGATCAAGAAAAAATCAAAAATGTAGCTGATGCTGCTAAATATATTGAAGAACATAAAAAATAA
- the fabG gene encoding 3-oxoacyl-[acyl-carrier-protein] reductase, producing the protein MDLNLKNKTAIITGSSRGIGKKIAETLAKEGVNVVITATNFEKASQVADEIKSSFNVETLAICHDAKSSESCKDVVAKTIEKFGSIDILVNNAGITKDMLVLQMEDNAWNDVISTNLSGTFYMSREAAKTMLRARKGKIINISSVIGKMGNAGQVNYSAAKAGIIGMTKSMAKEFAPRNICVNAIAPGFIQTDMTGVLPEDTVKGIMSITPLKRLGTPEDVSNLVLFLASDMSSYITGEVIAVDGGMSM; encoded by the coding sequence ATGGACTTAAATCTTAAAAATAAAACAGCTATAATAACAGGTTCAAGCAGAGGAATAGGAAAAAAAATAGCAGAAACTTTAGCAAAAGAAGGAGTTAATGTTGTAATCACTGCTACAAACTTTGAAAAAGCCTCTCAAGTAGCCGATGAAATAAAATCATCTTTCAATGTTGAAACTTTAGCAATTTGCCATGATGCAAAATCCAGCGAATCATGTAAAGATGTAGTTGCTAAAACAATAGAAAAGTTCGGCTCTATTGATATACTAGTAAACAATGCCGGCATCACTAAAGATATGTTAGTACTTCAAATGGAAGATAATGCTTGGAATGATGTAATATCTACAAATCTTTCAGGTACTTTCTATATGTCAAGAGAAGCCGCTAAAACTATGCTTAGAGCTAGAAAAGGCAAAATAATAAATATATCAAGTGTTATAGGAAAAATGGGAAATGCAGGACAGGTTAATTATTCCGCTGCTAAGGCTGGAATCATAGGAATGACCAAATCTATGGCTAAAGAATTTGCCCCTAGAAATATATGCGTAAATGCAATAGCCCCGGGATTCATACAAACAGATATGACAGGAGTTTTACCGGAAGATACTGTAAAAGGAATTATGAGTATTACACCATTAAAAAGATTAGGAACACCTGAAGATGTATCTAATCTTGTATTATTTTTAGCTTCTGATATGAGCAGTTATATTACAGGAGAAGTGATAGCGGTTGACGGCGGTATGTCAATGTAA
- the glmM gene encoding phosphoglucosamine mutase — MPTLKTSISGIRGIIGDGLDIRTVVDYTAAFACLFPKKAKVLVARDTRITGESILNAVASTLMASGINVIDIGITPTPTALYMVEKLKIHGGIMISASHNPIEWNALKLIGKGGHFLDEKAVNELMKLYDKKASRFVKALETGTYEKIDNAIEEHIKRILRWIDAEKIKKANFKVACDYVNGTGLFATPPLLKALGVKEISINKEHTGKFAHVAEPSAASMKSLSDLVKKNKVNIGFTQDPDADRLALVLDDGTIISEEYTLALCAKYLWLVGKGNAAVNLSTSRMIDDLAKEKGYSVDRTKIGEINVSSHVVKNKLYFGGEGNGGIIVPAVTPGRDSLLGIALILELMAKTGKTITELVNEIPKYEIVKEKLEVSKIDEDKFLKQIKEEYPKAKITSIDGIKIDLEQGWLHVRSSNTEPIVRIIAEAKSKKEAKDLITAAMNMIKGVKPSVKPTKETKSKESKKEVNKKTKK, encoded by the coding sequence ATGCCCACTTTAAAAACAAGCATATCAGGAATAAGAGGAATAATAGGAGACGGTTTAGATATAAGAACTGTAGTGGATTATACTGCTGCATTTGCATGTCTTTTTCCAAAAAAAGCTAAAGTTTTAGTTGCAAGAGATACAAGGATAACAGGAGAATCTATATTAAATGCTGTTGCTTCAACTTTAATGGCATCAGGTATAAATGTAATAGATATAGGTATAACTCCGACACCTACTGCTCTATATATGGTGGAAAAACTTAAAATACATGGCGGTATAATGATATCTGCAAGCCATAATCCTATAGAATGGAATGCATTAAAACTTATAGGCAAAGGCGGACATTTTTTAGATGAGAAAGCAGTTAATGAACTTATGAAGCTTTATGATAAAAAGGCATCAAGATTTGTTAAAGCATTGGAAACAGGCACTTATGAGAAAATAGACAATGCTATAGAAGAACATATCAAAAGAATATTAAGATGGATAGATGCAGAAAAGATAAAAAAAGCCAATTTTAAAGTTGCATGCGATTATGTTAATGGAACAGGTTTATTTGCAACTCCTCCTCTACTTAAAGCATTGGGAGTTAAAGAAATTTCTATCAATAAAGAACATACAGGAAAATTTGCCCATGTTGCTGAACCTTCTGCTGCCAGCATGAAAAGTTTATCTGATTTAGTTAAGAAGAATAAAGTCAATATAGGATTTACTCAGGACCCTGATGCTGACAGACTTGCATTAGTTCTTGATGACGGTACTATAATAAGCGAAGAATATACTTTGGCTTTATGTGCTAAATATTTATGGCTTGTAGGTAAAGGAAATGCTGCTGTAAACTTATCTACTTCAAGAATGATAGATGATTTAGCTAAAGAAAAAGGATATTCTGTAGATAGAACAAAAATAGGCGAAATAAATGTTTCTTCACATGTTGTAAAAAATAAATTATACTTTGGAGGCGAAGGAAACGGAGGAATAATAGTTCCGGCTGTTACTCCGGGAAGAGATTCGCTTTTAGGTATAGCATTAATATTGGAATTAATGGCAAAAACAGGCAAAACTATTACTGAACTTGTAAATGAAATACCAAAATATGAGATAGTTAAAGAAAAATTAGAAGTATCAAAAATAGATGAAGATAAATTCTTAAAGCAAATTAAAGAAGAGTACCCTAAAGCTAAAATAACATCTATTGACGGTATAAAAATAGATTTAGAACAAGGCTGGCTTCATGTTCGTTCATCAAATACAGAACCTATAGTAAGAATTATTGCTGAAGCTAAAAGTAAGAAAGAAGCTAAAGACTTAATTACAGCCGCTATGAATATGATAAAAGGAGTAAAACCTTCTGTAAAACCTACAAAGGAAACAAAATCAAAAGAATCTAAAAAAGAAGTTAATAAAAAAACTAAAAAATAA
- a CDS encoding cyclic nucleotide-binding domain-containing protein: MHKYNTAHFKKSTIIYIKDQIPKDVFYIITKGKAISYGTFNYNVEFNQGDILGLVNILLNEPYFFNVKAMEDVEAIEVDITEVIKTKNEELMVKIAANLDASFETWLGRYYMLLSENKEIAKIRTKEEIMNMADIYKKNEFKHVAYKLYNEYMKLFPENADDVKDKLSEMTPIEEPQKNDDNVYYYKKGYCLYTELEYTNKLYIIKSGEIGIYNIVNLGQVTRAIYSKNNMIDGYKPVLQYQPLSTCAVALEDSYIKVLTKKELINITENDPELSLYYIKMVSVKIRNTILKLMVLSVDDLLSKLLITLYYMLKTEILPEDVNSVNLLYTLNDIKTLMNIKDVKLIERELNRVRGVSVSSDGYINITDIKSLIIEYRNCINRLSNTHHHSMMYF; encoded by the coding sequence ATGCACAAATATAATACAGCACATTTTAAAAAATCAACTATAATTTATATTAAAGATCAAATACCAAAAGATGTCTTTTACATAATAACAAAGGGCAAAGCCATATCTTATGGTACTTTTAACTATAATGTGGAGTTCAATCAAGGAGATATTTTAGGGTTAGTAAATATTTTATTAAATGAACCTTATTTCTTTAATGTAAAAGCTATGGAAGATGTGGAAGCTATAGAAGTAGATATAACAGAGGTAATTAAGACAAAAAATGAAGAGTTAATGGTAAAAATAGCTGCAAATTTAGATGCTTCATTTGAAACTTGGCTTGGAAGATATTATATGCTGCTTTCAGAAAATAAAGAAATTGCTAAGATAAGAACCAAAGAAGAAATAATGAATATGGCAGATATTTACAAAAAAAATGAATTTAAACATGTAGCATATAAACTTTATAATGAATATATGAAGCTATTTCCAGAGAATGCTGATGATGTAAAAGATAAATTATCAGAAATGACTCCTATAGAAGAGCCTCAAAAAAATGATGATAATGTATACTATTATAAAAAAGGATATTGTTTGTATACAGAATTGGAATACACAAATAAACTTTATATTATAAAATCAGGAGAAATAGGAATATACAACATAGTAAATTTAGGACAAGTTACAAGAGCCATTTATTCAAAAAACAATATGATAGACGGATACAAGCCTGTTTTGCAGTATCAGCCTCTTTCAACCTGTGCTGTTGCTTTGGAAGATTCTTATATAAAAGTACTAACTAAAAAAGAATTAATAAATATTACAGAAAATGATCCTGAGCTAAGTCTCTACTATATAAAAATGGTAAGTGTAAAAATAAGAAATACCATATTAAAGTTAATGGTTCTTAGTGTAGATGATTTACTATCAAAACTGCTTATAACACTTTATTATATGTTAAAAACAGAAATATTACCTGAAGATGTTAATTCTGTGAATTTATTATATACATTAAATGATATAAAAACTTTAATGAATATAAAAGATGTAAAACTTATAGAAAGAGAATTAAACAGAGTAAGAGGAGTATCAGTATCATCAGACGGTTATATTAATATAACAGATATAAAAAGTCTTATAATAGAATACAGAAACTGTATTAACAGACTAAGCAACACTCATCATCATAGTATGATGTATTTTTAA
- a CDS encoding sigma-70 family RNA polymerase sigma factor — protein sequence MIDDVFIKKLILEYKAARSIETLKEINEHLSNYIYNYPRKVFGVFHDDALEFYSYYIERIDNIIIKYNETDAKFITWFTYTLRSHYLNFLDHKKRKDKYKKQEISIDAPLCGKEALTLHDVLYDSKSYVMNEYTNDYNESDIEKLSLNMFNYIEKEFSKRDSIAFFIHNLELFINLIIQPLMKYFNINYEEAYSIIEKARATYIKKYNEIIKQQDKIAKINAQIEINNKRGLFTVHLASKKQNYIKKLHSIKINVPYEFIAKLLNITNNAVTKIINKIKTSLKEHFNNLLDL from the coding sequence ATGATAGATGATGTATTTATAAAGAAGCTGATTCTGGAATATAAAGCTGCTAGAAGTATTGAAACTTTAAAAGAAATTAATGAGCATTTGTCCAATTATATTTATAATTATCCTAGAAAAGTTTTCGGAGTATTTCATGATGATGCTTTAGAATTCTATTCATATTATATAGAGAGAATAGATAATATAATAATAAAATATAATGAAACAGATGCCAAATTTATCACTTGGTTTACATATACATTAAGAAGCCATTATTTAAATTTCTTGGATCATAAAAAAAGAAAAGATAAATACAAAAAACAAGAAATATCAATAGATGCTCCATTATGCGGTAAGGAGGCATTAACATTGCATGATGTACTCTATGATAGTAAATCTTATGTTATGAATGAGTATACTAATGATTATAATGAAAGCGATATCGAAAAACTCTCGCTTAATATGTTTAATTATATAGAAAAAGAATTCAGCAAGAGAGATTCAATAGCATTTTTTATACATAATTTAGAATTATTTATAAATCTTATAATACAGCCTCTAATGAAATATTTTAATATAAATTATGAAGAAGCATATTCAATAATAGAGAAAGCAAGAGCAACATACATAAAGAAATATAATGAAATAATAAAGCAGCAGGATAAAATAGCAAAAATAAATGCACAAATAGAAATCAACAATAAAAGAGGACTTTTCACAGTACATTTAGCGAGTAAAAAACAAAATTATATTAAGAAACTGCATTCTATAAAAATAAATGTACCTTATGAGTTTATAGCAAAACTTTTAAATATTACAAACAATGCAGTTACAAAAATTATAAATAAAATAAAAACCAGTTTAAAAGAGCATTTTAATAATTTATTGGACTTATAA
- a CDS encoding DUF721 domain-containing protein: MHTIKKTLEEYSDRKLYQNINLANYIKISQKWDDIMGEVLSKICYPSFYRNAVLTVTITDSVWANEIFMNRNNIFKNIKKETNIEVVELKTRIGEVNNKITENTNNKDKKEEEKELTKEHKEWIENTIRESGIKDERMKEIFANILKYEDNDDR, from the coding sequence ATGCATACAATAAAAAAGACATTAGAAGAGTACTCAGATAGAAAATTATATCAAAATATTAATTTAGCAAATTACATAAAAATATCTCAAAAATGGGATGATATTATGGGAGAAGTACTTTCCAAAATATGCTATCCGTCATTTTACAGAAATGCCGTTCTCACTGTAACTATAACTGATAGTGTATGGGCTAATGAAATATTTATGAACAGAAACAATATATTCAAAAATATAAAAAAAGAAACTAATATAGAAGTAGTAGAACTAAAAACTAGAATTGGTGAAGTTAATAATAAAATAACAGAAAATACAAATAATAAAGATAAAAAAGAAGAAGAAAAAGAATTAACAAAAGAACATAAAGAATGGATAGAGAATACTATAAGAGAATCGGGTATAAAAGATGAGAGAATGAAAGAAATATTTGCTAATATATTAAAATACGAGGATAATGATGATAGATGA
- a CDS encoding tetratricopeptide repeat protein — translation MDVNKLIFILFSLVTLSLYSQTNDVFKYDRKNLSNAYRYYNAKNYKKAAELFEYEIEYSPILKIEYFENLANSYMNLKDYTNMLRAARSGIIVNSFSSKLHFQKGYALYKLGDTNKAIDSIRYSISLKPNDAYMNNFLGLLYLYVEDYKQAESSFLKATVYSPNNVVYMVNLAATYERDKNFSSALNTYQEAYKINPNYRGLKDSIDRNKNILARISGNTNSISNLLEENKPINTNQNNTIITYDEDVEVKPIEMDMIELATNTVMTNDIINTNNIIINTNDTAANTADTNITISQTNTQQTNN, via the coding sequence ATGGACGTTAATAAGCTAATTTTTATACTTTTTTCTTTAGTTACATTATCATTATATTCTCAGACAAATGATGTATTCAAATATGACAGGAAAAATTTATCTAATGCATACAGATATTATAATGCCAAAAATTATAAAAAAGCCGCTGAATTATTTGAATATGAAATAGAATATTCTCCTATTCTTAAAATAGAATATTTTGAAAATTTAGCTAATTCCTACATGAATCTAAAAGATTATACCAATATGCTTAGAGCAGCAAGAAGCGGTATAATAGTAAATAGTTTTTCCTCTAAACTGCATTTCCAAAAGGGATATGCTCTTTATAAATTAGGAGATACAAATAAGGCTATAGATTCTATAAGATATTCTATAAGTCTAAAACCTAATGATGCTTACATGAATAATTTTCTCGGTCTTTTATATTTATATGTAGAAGATTATAAACAAGCTGAATCTTCATTTTTAAAAGCTACAGTTTACAGTCCGAATAATGTAGTATATATGGTAAATCTTGCCGCCACTTATGAAAGAGATAAAAATTTTAGCTCAGCACTTAATACTTATCAGGAAGCATATAAAATAAATCCTAACTACAGAGGATTAAAAGATTCAATAGATAGAAATAAAAATATATTAGCTAGAATATCAGGAAATACAAATAGTATCTCTAATTTATTGGAAGAAAATAAACCGATTAATACAAATCAAAACAATACAATAATAACATACGATGAAGATGTTGAAGTTAAACCAATAGAAATGGATATGATTGAATTAGCAACAAACACTGTAATGACAAATGATATCATCAATACCAATAATATAATAATAAATACAAATGATACAGCAGCAAATACTGCCGATACCAATATCACAATTTCTCAAACCAATACGCAGCAAACTAATAATTAA
- a CDS encoding serine dehydratase subunit alpha family protein gives MDRTLYSNYINILKEELIPALGCTEPIAIAFAGAKIREIIGNIPEHITVKCSGNIIKNVKGVTVPNSGGLKGIDTAAILGLIGGDASKNLEVLSSVKQDDIHKTKELLNKKFCTCELIEGDENLHIIIEAVYKDTNALIEIKNSHTNITKIIKNGEKLLNSDSSSNKKEEDIRETLNIKDILTFANEVNIDDIKDTIKRQIELNYSIAEEGLKNDYGSGVGKTLMQYYGDDIINKAKAYASAGSDARMGGCSMPVVTNSGSGNQGITVSVPVIKYAEYMKVSEEKLYRALVLSNLIAILQKKHIGKLSAFCGVVCAATGSASAIAYLHDCDYNVICNTITNALCTIGGMVCDGAKSSCASKIAEAVDCGILAFNLARDGKVFKAGDGLVKNDIEATIDSIGRMAKEGMKSTDIEILNIMIDK, from the coding sequence ATGGACAGAACTTTATACAGTAATTATATTAATATTTTAAAAGAAGAATTAATACCGGCACTAGGATGCACAGAACCGATAGCAATAGCTTTTGCAGGTGCTAAAATCAGAGAAATAATTGGAAATATACCAGAACATATAACTGTAAAATGCAGCGGAAACATTATAAAAAATGTCAAAGGGGTAACTGTACCAAATTCAGGCGGCTTAAAAGGAATAGATACTGCGGCTATTTTGGGATTGATTGGAGGAGATGCAAGCAAAAATCTAGAAGTTTTATCTTCTGTAAAACAAGATGACATACATAAAACAAAAGAACTCTTAAATAAAAAATTCTGCACCTGCGAATTAATAGAAGGAGATGAAAACCTTCATATCATAATAGAAGCAGTATATAAAGATACAAATGCCTTAATAGAAATAAAAAATTCCCATACTAATATTACAAAAATTATTAAAAATGGTGAAAAACTATTAAATTCTGATAGTTCCTCAAATAAAAAAGAAGAAGATATAAGAGAAACTCTAAATATAAAAGATATACTTACTTTTGCCAATGAAGTTAATATAGATGATATTAAGGACACTATAAAAAGACAGATAGAACTTAATTACAGTATAGCAGAAGAAGGACTGAAAAATGATTACGGTTCTGGTGTAGGAAAAACATTAATGCAATATTATGGAGATGATATAATAAATAAAGCTAAGGCTTACGCTTCTGCAGGTTCGGATGCCAGAATGGGCGGATGTTCTATGCCTGTAGTTACTAATTCCGGAAGCGGAAATCAGGGTATAACTGTATCTGTTCCTGTAATAAAATATGCTGAATATATGAAAGTATCTGAAGAAAAACTATACAGAGCCTTAGTGCTTTCAAATTTGATAGCTATACTTCAAAAAAAGCATATAGGCAAATTATCTGCATTCTGTGGTGTTGTATGTGCTGCTACAGGTTCTGCCTCGGCAATAGCATATTTGCATGACTGTGATTATAATGTTATTTGCAATACAATAACAAATGCATTATGTACAATAGGGGGTATGGTTTGCGATGGAGCTAAATCTTCATGTGCTTCAAAGATTGCTGAAGCCGTTGACTGCGGTATATTAGCTTTCAATTTGGCTAGAGACGGAAAGGTATTTAAAGCCGGAGACGGACTTGTAAAAAATGATATAGAAGCAACTATTGATAGTATAGGAAGAATGGCTAAAGAAGGTATGAAAAGTACAGATATAGAAATACTTAATATAATGATAGATAAATAA